The genomic interval GCGCTCCCTCCTGTCCGTCCCCCTGAGCCTCAAGGACCGCGTCATAGGCGTGCTGAACCTCTACACCGAGGAGCCGCACCGCTTCTCGCCCCATGAGATAAACCTCTTCACCAGCCTTGCCAGCCAGGCGGCCATCGCTATCGAGAACGCACGCCTCTTCGCCAGCCTGGAGGAGATCTACATCGAGGTGATCACCGCCCTCGCCTCCGCCATCGACGCGCGGGACGCCTACACCCACGGCCACTCCCAGCGCGTCACCGAGTACGCGGTGGCCATCGCCGAGGAGATGGGCCTCTCCTCCTCGGAGGTGGACGTGGTGCGCAACGCCTCCATCCTCCACGACGTGGGCAAGATAGGCATCAAGGAGAGGATCCTGAAGAAGCCGGGACGCCTCACCGAGGAGGAGAGGAGGGAGATGGAGTACCACCCCTTCATAGGCACCCGCATCCTGCAGTCGGTGAAGCTCCTCGAGCCCGTCATGCCACTGGTCTACCACCACCATGAGTGGTACGACGGTAACGGTTACCCGGACGGCCTGCGGGGAGAGGAGATACCCCTGGGAGCCCGCATCATCTCCGTGGCCGACGCCTTCGAGTCCATGACCTCGGACCGCCCTTACCGCAAGGCCCTTCCCGTGGAGGAGGCGCTGGCGGAGCTGAGGCGCGGCGCGGGGAGGCAGTTCGATCCACGCGTAGTGCAGGCCTTCATAAGTCTGGTGGAGAGGGGCAAGGTGGAGGTGAAGTGGGAGGACGGCCGCGTCATCCCCATCGCCGACCACATCGGCAAGGCCGGCATGAACTGAACTTCTTCCTGCCCGGGGCCTCAGGGTAAAGATCTCGTCCTGCACCGCGCGCCTTACTTCTTCCGGCGGCCGGGCCGCCGGGTAACGGTCTCGCTCGCAGGCTCGCTGCGACCGACCCGGTCGTTCCCGGCCTTGGTCGGGTGGAAACACGGAGGCCGCTTGCGATGTCGCTCGCCCGACCCCCGGACCCGGCCTTGGTGGGTGCGTAAACATCCTTCTTCCGGCGGCCGGGCCGCCGGGTAACGGTCTCGCTCGCAGGCTCGCTGCGACCGACCCGGTCGTTCCCGGCCTTGGTCGGGTGGAAACACGGAGGCCGCTTGCGATGTCCCTCGCCCGACCCCCGGTCCCGGCCTTGGAGGGTGCGTAAACATCCTTCTTCCGGCGGCCGGGCCGCCGGGTAACGGTCTCGCTCGCAGGCTCGCTGCGACCGACCCGGTCGTTCCCGGCCTTGGTTATTGCGTATCCGTCTTTCTTCCGGCGGCCGGGCCGCCGGGTAACGGTCTCGCTCGCAGGCTCGCTGCGACCGACCCGGTCGTTCCCGGCCTTGGTGGGTGCATATCAGTTCTTCTTCCGGCCCGAGGCCTCAGGGTAACGGTCTCGCTCGGCGCCGCGTACCTTTCTTATAAATCCGAAACCCTGGGTAAGGCGTCCTCGCTGCGACCGACCCTGTAGTTCCCCGGGAAAGTTGGGTTAATATCCGTCCTTTATCTGGCTGCAGAGCTTGACGAGGATGGCGGGACGGGGCATGAGGACGCGGGTGGGGGTAGCGTCAAGGACCGCAAATGCCGTGCCGACTGAATAAAAGGGTGTCGCTACGGAATGGAACGGGGCGCGAGGGCGCCGTCCCCGGAGAGAGGCGTAAGGGACATGGAGGATGTGGGTGTAAAGAGGAGCGAGGAAGAGGAAGAAGGCGCGGACATCCTGGTGGTGGACGACGAGCCCGACGTGGCCAACCTGATCGCCATAAACCTCGAATTCGAGGGCTACCGTGTACGCAAGGCCCACGGAGGAAGGCAGGCGTTGGAGGAGGTGGCGAGAAAGAGGCCGGACTGCGTGCTCCTCGACATAATGATGCCGGAGGTGGACGGCTGGGAGGTGTTGCGCCGCCTCAAGGAGGAGCCGGAGACGGCCGGTATACCCGTCATCGTGGTCACCGCGCGCAATACCGACATGGATCACATCAAGGGCCTCGGCGGCGGGGCCGTGGACTACATCACCAAGCCCTTCGACACCGGGGTACTCAGGACCCACGTGGCGCGCGCCCTCCGGGAGCGGGACCGGGAGCTGGTGGAGCAGGCGCGCGAGGACCGCGTGCGCAGGCTGCAGCTCTCAACCCTGCGGGACATCACCGAGAAGCTCATCTCCACGCTGGAGATCGAGGATATCCTGGAGGCCATCGCGGACAGGCTGCTCAACCTCTTCGACCTGGACATCTGTGCCCTCTGTCTTCCCGATCCCACCGGGCGCAGGTTTCACCTCGCCTCCTGCCGCTCGCGCCTTCCGCTGAGCCGCAGGGAGGAGGGAGCCTTCGACATCACCCGGGACCGCATCGCCGAACTGGCGGGAGGCGATCCCTTCTCGCGCGGCGGCCTGCATGCCATCTCGAGCGAGGATTTCGCTGGAGGCGAGGTGGCGGGCGTGCTCTCCGGCTTGCGCTCCCTCCACCTTCTCGCCCTGCAGGCGAGGGAAAAGCCCGTCGGCGTCATCTTCCTGGGTCATCGTGAAGAGGTGGGTTTCGGCGAACAGGAGCGGGAGCTCCTTGCCGCCATAGGGAACCAGGCGGCCATCGCCATCGAGAACGCCCGCCTCTACGACGACCTGCGCTACGACGAAGAAGTGCACCGGCAGCTCCTGCAGAGGGTCATCACCGCCCAGGAGGACGAGAGGAGGAGGGTGGCCATGGAGCTTCACGACGGCGTCATCCAGAACCTGGTAAGCGCCGCTTTCCGCCTGCAGCTCTGCTCCGCGCGCCTGGAGAGCGACCCGGAGGAAGCGCGCAGGGCGCTCCTGGAGTCGCGGGAGATCATCGACGCCGGCATCGCGGAGATGCGGCGCATCATCTCGGGGCTGCGCCCCTCCATCCTCGACGACCTGGGACTTTCCGCGGCCCTCCAGAAGTACATCATGCGGCTGCAGGAGGAAACCCCCTTCGACATTCACATAGAACTGGAAGAGACCGGTATCCCCCCGTTGACCACGGAGGCGGAAACCGCCCTCTTCCGCATTGCGCAGGAGGCTCTGAACAACGTGGTGAGGCACTCGCGCTGCCGCAGGGCCAGGGTTACCATAGGGGTTGAGGACGGGGAGTTGTTCCTGCGCGTGGAGGACGACGGGGTGGGGTTCGAGCCGCCGGGTGCGCAGCGGAGGACGGCGCGCAGCTACGGCCTGGTGGGGATGCGCGAAAGGGCGGAATCCCTGGGGGGGACCATGGCGGTGGAGAGCGCGCCCGGGGAGGGCACGTCGGTGGAGGTGCGCTTCCCCCTCTACGCGGTGACAAAGGAGGGATGATGGGCACGCGCGTTCTGAGGGTCATGGTGGTGGACGATCACCGCCTGGTGCGGGAGGGTCTGATCGGGCTCCTGCGCTTGAACCCCGAGATCGAGGTGGTGGGAGAGGCTGCCAACGGGGACGAGGCGGTGGCCAGGGCGAAAGCCCTGAAACCGGACGTGGTGCTCATGGACATCAGCATGCCGGGCATGAACGGCATCACCGCCACCAGGCTGATAAAGAAGGCGCTACCGGACACCAAGGTGATCATGCTGACCATGCTCGACCAGGAGGGTTACGTTTACGAGTCGGTAAAGGCGGGCGCCACCGGGTACCTGCTGAAGAATGCCGGCCTCGAGGAGCTGGTCAAAGCGGTAAAGGAGGTGCACAGGGGGGGCGCAACCCTGCACCCGGACGCGCAGGCCCAGTTGCTCAAGGAATACCTCTACCTGGCGCGCAGCAACCGGGAGACCTACGGTTTGAGCGAGCGTGAGATGGAGATATTGCAACTCCTGGCCGACGGGCTTTCCAACAAGGAGATAGCGGACCGCCTCTTCATCAGCATCCAGACGGTGAAGACGCACATCACCCACATATTCGAGAAGCTGGGGGTGAGCGACCGCACGGAGGCCGTCGCCGCCGCCCTCCGCCGCGGCCTGGTCACCTAAAGACGGCCGGTTCGAGCGACCCCGACGCGATCTTTCGCCGAGGGGCTTTCCCCGCCGCGGCCTGGACGCCCGGGATGGTCAGGTCGAGGAATGTGGTTACCCCTTCCTATCCCGTGGGCGTTGTCGCGTCCAAGGGAAACTGGCGGCTTTCCTGTAACGGTCTTGATGGACCGGAAGATGTACGGATTAAACACCCCGCTTCCGGGCCTCGATCATTCATGCCACGTGGGGCGTGAGGGGGAGGGGACAGGAGCATCCTCCTGCGAACGCTCTCCCCACGCGCTGCAGGGCACACCATCCGGTCCCTCGAGCCCCGCGGACCCCGCCTCCCTCAGAACCTTTTCCGGTAATCGGGGCAGGACTCGGCGTTGGGCCTCTCGGGTCGGGAACATGCGCTGGGGTAATCGTACGCGCAGGTGTCGCACAGGAAACGCTTGCCGCGGAAGAACCGCTTGATCTTCTCCCAGATACTCATGGCGCAATCATACCACAGTGGCTGCGCGCGCCTATCGCGCCCGGCTCGTCTTGTCCGCGGCCGGACATCCGTTTATTGCAGCACTCGTGCCACGGCGACCGGGCGGGCAGTCGCGCTTTGGCGGGATGCCGGTGCGCGACATGGAGAACGATTCCCGGGTAATCGACCTGCGCGTCATCGTTATGGCGGGAATGCGTTACGTCAGAGATGGGTGAGGTGGCGTGGGGCCAGGTATACCTCGGCCCTGTCCAGCGCCATTTCCACGGTGCGGAGCATCTTCTCCCGGTCCTCGGGGAGGTGCCCGTAGACGGGCACGTAGTTGGAGATGTGGTCGGAGAGGAACCAGGTGTCCTCCAGGTCGAGCAGGCTCAGCATCACCTGCAGCTCGCGCATGACCGTCTCCCCCGAGGCCTCGCGGAACAGGCCGGCCCTCGCGTCGTCGTAGAGGGGCATGCCGGGAAGGAGGTAGAGGGTGCGGGGCCGGATGTATTGCGGCTGCATGGCGTTGAGCACGTGGGCGGTGTTCTCGGCGTGCTGCCGCCAGCGCTCCTCGCCCCCGAGCCCCAGCAGCACGTACACGGAGAGGTCGATCCCCGCCTCTTTCACGCGGCGGGCGGCCTCGATCATCCCGCGCGAGTCCACGCCCTTCTCCATCCTGGCCAGGGTCTCGTCGTCCCCGCTTTCGAGCCCGAAGTAGATGATGTCCAGGCCGGCCTCCCTCAGCATGCGCAGGGCTTTCACCGGCTTACCCTTGAGGAAACGCGCGCCGCCGTAGCTGGAGATACGGCGCACCTCCGGGAAGAGGTCGCGGATGTAGCGAATGATGTCCGCGAGCTTCTCGGAATTCATGGCGATGGTGTTCCCGTCGGCCAGGAAGATGGTCTCCACGTAGGGAAAAGCCAGCCGCGCCCTCCTCAGCTCCGCCTTGACCTCCTCCGGGTCGCGCACCCGGTACTTCTTCACCTTGTACATGTTGCAGAAGGCGCAGCGGTTATGGGGGCAACCGAGGGTTACCTGCACGATGAGGCTGCCCGCCTCGCAGGGCGGCCGGAACAGTGGCTCCTCGTAACGCAGTATCTCTCTCATGCCTCCTCTTTTTCTCCCTCGCGTTCTCTTCCTTGCGACCGCCTCTTTGCCCGCGCGCTCCCTCGCTGCATGCCGGGGCGTGCCACCCTCGCGGCGATTACCCGGCCGGCGCCGGGCAAGGGCGCCCCTTCCACACGGCCCCGGGCCGCCGGCCTGACCTGCGCGCATGAAGGCCGTCAGGAGCCCGCCGTGGATGCGGTCGCCTCGGGTCGTTTCCTCCCGTCATCTATAATTATAGGACAGATCCCTTCGAGATACCTCGGGTTGACCGATAACGGGAGGCGGCAGCCAAGCGCGTTGATAGGAAATAAATTGAAGATAGGGTGAAGATGCCCGCGGGCACGGGCGGCTTCCGGTGTGGGTGCTCGGCGGTGGGGGAGACGACATGGGGATGGACGGTGGTGAGAAAGGAGACGGCGTGGGCGGTAGCGGGAAGGACGTGGGCGGAAACGGAAAGGGCGAGCGGGTGAACTTCCCCCCTCACTGCCGCCTGGTCTCCGACGCGTCCGGGGCGGAGAGAGAGGGATGGAGGGAGGCCGTGGTCTCCGCGGGGGACCACCTGAAGCGGGTGCTCGACGAGTACGGGGAGCTGGGCTTCGAATGCCTCCTCGTGGAGCTTGACGCGGAGGCGGAGGGCGGGTGCGCGGAGTGTTTCTTGGCGGGAGGGGAGAGGATATTCCGGGTTTTCGTGCGCCGCACGGGGGAAGAGGGATAACGTTTGGTGCCGCCGGGCTCCGGGTCGAAACCCGGCGCTCCCGCCCCCCGGTCATCTACTATCTTGGCTTCCTACCGGCACGGCCCCAAATTCACCGCCCCTTCCCCCGGGATGTGTTCATTGCGTGACACGGGCCCGTGACCCGGGGTGCGCGCATGTGCGTGGCGTCATACCCCCTCCCGCCGGGATGCGTTCCTTGCGCGGGTCGTGGGGCAACGGGTCGTTTGCGCCGCCGGGAGCGGCCGGAAGGGGCTTTTCAAGCGAGGCGAGGGATCACTCGATGCGCTGCGAGGGAAAGGAGGTGGCCCCTTACCTCGCCCCGTCTTCCTCGCAGGAAAGGTCCGCCTCCGGGCCCGCGCTGTCGTCGCTCACCTTGCCGTCGCGCAGGGTGACGATGCGGCGGGTGTAATCCGCCACCATGGGGTCGTGGGTGACGATGGCGAAGGTCCGGCCCGTCTCCCGGTTGAGGTCGCGCATGAGCTCGATGACCCGGCAGGTGTTGTAGGTGTCAAGCTCGCCGGTGGGCTCGTCCGCCAGCACCAGCACGGGGTCGGTGACCAGCGCCCTGGCGATGGCCACCCGCTGCTGTTCCCCGCCCGAGAGCTGGCCGGGACGGTTGGCGGCGCGGTCGGCAAGCCCCACCATCTCCAGCGCCCGCCGGGCACGGCGCCGCCTCTCCGCCGCGTTCACCCCGAGGTAGCGCAGGGGGAGCTCCACGTTCTCCAGGGCGTTGAGCACGGGCAGGAGGTTGAACTCCTGGAAGACGAAGCCGATCTTCTCCCTGCGCAGGCGGGTGAGTTCCCGAGGGGGAAGGCCCGTCGTTTCCCTTCCGTCCAGCAGGACGCTCCCGGTATCGGGGGTGTCGAGCAGGCCCAGGATATGCAGGAGGGTGGTCTTGCCGGAGCCCGATGGCCCCACGATGGAGAGGAATTCCCCCGCCTCTATGCGCAGGCTCAGGCCGTCCACGGCCCGTATCTCCGTGCCGCCTATATGGTATATCTTGGAAATATCCCTGACCTCGATCATCCCGCTCAGTCCTCCTTCAGGGCTTCCACGGGCCTCAGGCGCGCCGCGCGGTAGGCGGGGAAGAGCCCGGCCGCCGTTCCCAGGAACACGGCGAAGATGACGGGGCCCAGCACCACCGTGGGGGTCACGGTGAAGATGGTGACGTTGCTGGCCGCCGTGGCGCGATTGAGGAACAGCACCGCCAGCAGGCCGCAGAGCATGCCCGCAGTCCCGCCCCACAGGCCGATCAGGGCCGATTCGAGGAGGTACTCCGCGAGGACGGAACCGGTGCCCGCTCCCAGGGCCTTCTTCAGCCCGATCTCCTGGGTGCGCTCGGAGACGGACATGATCATGGTGTTGATGATGGAAAGGCCACCCACCACCAGGGCGATGAAACCTATGCCCAGGAGGATGGCGTTGAATATCAGGCTGAACTGCGATATCTGCTTTTCCGCCTCGCGGGGGGATATGACCTTAATCCCAGCCACGCTCTCCGATATGCGCGCCGCCAGTTCCTCGGCGTCCACCCCCTCCGCAGGGATGACGTCTATGGTGGCGGCTATGTCCCCGACCTGGAAGTAGGGGTTGACTTCCCTGAAGAGATCCAGGGCGTCCTGGTAGGAGACGAAGGCGAAGGAGTCGGGCGCGGAAAGGGTTGGCTGGTAGACGCCCACCACCTCGAAGCTCCTTCCCCTGAGCTCGATGGTATCCCCCACCCCGACCTCGAATTTCTCCGCCAGGGTGGATCCCAGCACCACCTTCCCGCTGTCGCCGGCCTCGAGTATGCGCCCGCTGCCGATGTCGATGAGCCGGAGGAGGTCGCCGGCCCTCGACAGGTCGGCGCCCACGATGAGTTCAGGGGTGCCGAAGCCGGTGCTCTCATCGGAGAGCAGCAATCCGAAGCCGGCCACCGCGCTCTTCACCCCGGGCACCGCCTCGATCTCCCCGACCTTTGAGACCTCCAGGTAGCGGTCGGAACCCCCGAAGAGGCTGCTCCCTGAGGGGACCACCGAGATCTTGGAGGAGAACCAGCTGCGCGCCCCCTGCACCTGCTGGTTGAGTCGCGCGGAAAGGGCCCCCAGGACGGTGAGGGCGAAGATGCCCACCACGATGCCGAACACCGTGAGAAGGGTGCGGGCCTTGCGCCTCCACATGTTCCGCAGGACGTACTTGACCAAGAGACTACCTCCCTCCGCTACCAGGCGTGATGGTCCGCGTTCACGGTAACCAGATTAGCTTATCGTGCCCGGGGATGGATATGATCCAGGGCACGCGGAGGTCGCAGGGTCACGGCATGGCCGGGTCCACGGTCGTGGGTGGTGGCGGACCGCCGGTCAGAGCAGGGAGGCATCCCTCCTCAGCTTTTCTATCTCCGCCGCCGCGGCGTCGTGCAGGGCAACGCGGTAGGCGAAGAGCCCCATGCCGGTGGCGAGGAGCATCTCCCTTACCGGGCCCTGCAGTTCCTCCAGGGTCAGCCACGAGGTCTCCCTGATCTCCTCCTCGTCCTGGTGCGCCAGCTCTCCCCCGTCGTGGAAAGCGGTGAAGACCAGGCTCCTCCAGTCCTCGACGGCGGGGCCGCAGGTGAAACGGGCGTGGATGTGCAGGATGAAGCGGTCCAGCGCGATCTCCAGCCCCGTTTCCTCGCGCGCCTCCCGCCGCGCCGCGTCCTCCAGCGGTTCCCCGGGGTTGGCGGCCCCCGAGGGAGCCCGGAAGGCGCCGGCGGGGAACATGTGCTTGGCGATGGCCGCGAACTCGCGGTAGGAGCGGTCCCGGAATATGAAAAGGGTGATGTCGTGGTTGCGGTCGTGCTTCCTGGAGCCCCGCAGCATGACCATCTCCGGGGGCTTTATCTCGAAGTTAAGGTGGAGGTGGCGCGGCGTCCCGAACCTCTCCTCCATCTCCCTTATCATCTCGTCCGTGACGTAAGCCATGCCAACATCTTATACCCAGGCCCACGAGGATAGAAGTGCGCACGTCATGCCGGAGACGACGGCACCCTGCCATGGGGTCGCGCGCCTCCCGGCTCGCGGGAGAGCGAGGGGAGGCGGACAGCGTACCTGCGCCGCGGGTGGCCCGCCTTTCAACTTGCGCGGCACCGATTATATAATTCTTCATGTCATGAAGAGGATCTACATGGACCATGCGGCCACCACGCCCCTTCACCCCGCGGTGACGGAGGCCATGCTCCCCTTCCTGCGCGAGCGCTTCGGCAACCCCTCCAGCGTGTACGCGGAAGGCCGGGAAGTGCGCAGGGCGGTGGAGGAGGCGCGCGCCAAGGTGGCGCGGGCCATCGGGGCCGACCCCGCCGAGGTGTTCTTCACAAGCGGCGGCACGGAGGCCGACAACCTTGCCCTGCTGGGGGTGACCCGGGCCCTGCGCGGCAGGGGCGACCACGTCATCACCACCACCGTCGAGCACCACGCGGTCCTGGAGCCATGCCATTTCCTGGAAAGGGAGGGCTACCGGGTCACCTACCTTCCCGTGGACGGCACGGGTATGGTGGACCCGGAGGAGGTGCGCAGGGCCATCACTCCGGCGACCGTTCTGGTATCGGTGATGCACGCCAACAACGAGGTGGGCACCATCCAGCCGGTTGAGGAGATCTCCGCCGTGTGCCGCGAGGCTGGGATCTGTTTCCACAGCGACGCCGTGCAGACGATGGGCGCCCTGGAGGTCGACGTGGGGCGGCTGGGGGTGGATCTTCTCTCCGTGTCGGCGCACAAGATCTACGGGCCCAAGGGTGTGGGATGCCTCTACGTGCGACGGGGCGTGGAGATCGAGAGCATCCTCCTGGGAGGGGGCCAGGAGAGGGGGATGCGCTCGGGGACGGAGAACGTGGCAGGGATAGTGGGTTTCGGCGTGGCCATGGAGCTGGCGGCGGCCGAGTGGCGGGAACGTTCCGAGCACGTGCGACCCCTGCGCGACAGGCTCGTCGAGGGGATCCTGGAAGGCATACCCCACGTCAGGCTCAACGGGCATCCCACGCGGCGCCTGCCCAACAACGCCAACTTCCTCTTCTCCTACATCGAGGGGGAGGCCATATGCCTGCGCCTGGATTTCCTGGGCGTGGCCGCCTCCACCGGGTCCGCCTGCAGCTCGGAGCGGGGGGAGGCCTCCCACGTGCTGCTGGCACTCGGCATCCCTCCCGAGGAGGCGCACGGCAGCCTGCGCCTCACCCTGGGACGCGACAACACCATGGAAGACGTGGACTACATCCTGGAAAATATCCCCAAAGTAATAGAGGACCTCCGCGCCATGTCCCCCCTCTACCCGGGGGCGTGAAAACACCGAAAGACACCCTTTCGCCCGTCATTGCGCCGATATCGCCGCGGGTGACCCCCGCTTGGCATGGCGAGGGATGCGGGCTGCCGATGTTGCGCGGGAGCCCCTCCCGCCTGTAGGGTGTGCATGGCGCGGGACGGACCGCCCGGGATCAACGGGCGACGGAAGACCTTCGTGTTTGCGGCGCGCGGGCTCGCCGCGCTTGCCGCATGTCCCAGGGGATATTCGGGTCAAGGAGCAAGATCGGAACCCTTGAGGCGTTGCAGGCGTTCCCTTGCCTCCCTGCTCTCGGGGTTGAGCTCCAGCGCCTTGCGGTAATCGTCGCGGGCG from Actinomycetota bacterium carries:
- a CDS encoding radical SAM protein, whose product is MREILRYEEPLFRPPCEAGSLIVQVTLGCPHNRCAFCNMYKVKKYRVRDPEEVKAELRRARLAFPYVETIFLADGNTIAMNSEKLADIIRYIRDLFPEVRRISSYGGARFLKGKPVKALRMLREAGLDIIYFGLESGDDETLARMEKGVDSRGMIEAARRVKEAGIDLSVYVLLGLGGEERWRQHAENTAHVLNAMQPQYIRPRTLYLLPGMPLYDDARAGLFREASGETVMRELQVMLSLLDLEDTWFLSDHISNYVPVYGHLPEDREKMLRTVEMALDRAEVYLAPRHLTHL
- the nifS gene encoding cysteine desulfurase NifS, with the protein product MKRIYMDHAATTPLHPAVTEAMLPFLRERFGNPSSVYAEGREVRRAVEEARAKVARAIGADPAEVFFTSGGTEADNLALLGVTRALRGRGDHVITTTVEHHAVLEPCHFLEREGYRVTYLPVDGTGMVDPEEVRRAITPATVLVSVMHANNEVGTIQPVEEISAVCREAGICFHSDAVQTMGALEVDVGRLGVDLLSVSAHKIYGPKGVGCLYVRRGVEIESILLGGGQERGMRSGTENVAGIVGFGVAMELAAAEWRERSEHVRPLRDRLVEGILEGIPHVRLNGHPTRRLPNNANFLFSYIEGEAICLRLDFLGVAASTGSACSSERGEASHVLLALGIPPEEAHGSLRLTLGRDNTMEDVDYILENIPKVIEDLRAMSPLYPGA
- a CDS encoding response regulator, with product MEDVGVKRSEEEEEGADILVVDDEPDVANLIAINLEFEGYRVRKAHGGRQALEEVARKRPDCVLLDIMMPEVDGWEVLRRLKEEPETAGIPVIVVTARNTDMDHIKGLGGGAVDYITKPFDTGVLRTHVARALRERDRELVEQAREDRVRRLQLSTLRDITEKLISTLEIEDILEAIADRLLNLFDLDICALCLPDPTGRRFHLASCRSRLPLSRREEGAFDITRDRIAELAGGDPFSRGGLHAISSEDFAGGEVAGVLSGLRSLHLLALQAREKPVGVIFLGHREEVGFGEQERELLAAIGNQAAIAIENARLYDDLRYDEEVHRQLLQRVITAQEDERRRVAMELHDGVIQNLVSAAFRLQLCSARLESDPEEARRALLESREIIDAGIAEMRRIISGLRPSILDDLGLSAALQKYIMRLQEETPFDIHIELEETGIPPLTTEAETALFRIAQEALNNVVRHSRCRRARVTIGVEDGELFLRVEDDGVGFEPPGAQRRTARSYGLVGMRERAESLGGTMAVESAPGEGTSVEVRFPLYAVTKEG
- a CDS encoding ABC transporter ATP-binding protein encodes the protein MIEVRDISKIYHIGGTEIRAVDGLSLRIEAGEFLSIVGPSGSGKTTLLHILGLLDTPDTGSVLLDGRETTGLPPRELTRLRREKIGFVFQEFNLLPVLNALENVELPLRYLGVNAAERRRRARRALEMVGLADRAANRPGQLSGGEQQRVAIARALVTDPVLVLADEPTGELDTYNTCRVIELMRDLNRETGRTFAIVTHDPMVADYTRRIVTLRDGKVSDDSAGPEADLSCEEDGAR
- a CDS encoding response regulator transcription factor — its product is MGTRVLRVMVVDDHRLVREGLIGLLRLNPEIEVVGEAANGDEAVARAKALKPDVVLMDISMPGMNGITATRLIKKALPDTKVIMLTMLDQEGYVYESVKAGATGYLLKNAGLEELVKAVKEVHRGGATLHPDAQAQLLKEYLYLARSNRETYGLSEREMEILQLLADGLSNKEIADRLFISIQTVKTHITHIFEKLGVSDRTEAVAAALRRGLVT
- a CDS encoding NUDIX hydrolase, with product MAYVTDEMIREMEERFGTPRHLHLNFEIKPPEMVMLRGSRKHDRNHDITLFIFRDRSYREFAAIAKHMFPAGAFRAPSGAANPGEPLEDAARREAREETGLEIALDRFILHIHARFTCGPAVEDWRSLVFTAFHDGGELAHQDEEEIRETSWLTLEELQGPVREMLLATGMGLFAYRVALHDAAAAEIEKLRRDASLL
- a CDS encoding ABC transporter permease, translating into MVKYVLRNMWRRKARTLLTVFGIVVGIFALTVLGALSARLNQQVQGARSWFSSKISVVPSGSSLFGGSDRYLEVSKVGEIEAVPGVKSAVAGFGLLLSDESTGFGTPELIVGADLSRAGDLLRLIDIGSGRILEAGDSGKVVLGSTLAEKFEVGVGDTIELRGRSFEVVGVYQPTLSAPDSFAFVSYQDALDLFREVNPYFQVGDIAATIDVIPAEGVDAEELAARISESVAGIKVISPREAEKQISQFSLIFNAILLGIGFIALVVGGLSIINTMIMSVSERTQEIGLKKALGAGTGSVLAEYLLESALIGLWGGTAGMLCGLLAVLFLNRATAASNVTIFTVTPTVVLGPVIFAVFLGTAAGLFPAYRAARLRPVEALKED